The Fragaria vesca subsp. vesca linkage group LG2, FraVesHawaii_1.0, whole genome shotgun sequence genome includes a window with the following:
- the LOC101304650 gene encoding F-box/kelch-repeat protein At3g06240-like: MVNTFILLLKTEVPPPMALVILQIVGHCDGIICRSTHELAALYNPSKEFNFLPKSCLLPPPNVAYGYNVGFGYDSKAKDYKVVRIACSISHSDHPPNRGEVYTLSSNSWSEIKTNFNTLLYSTPGSGLYFKRVYYWYAFKQELEHHKESIVSFDMSEELFHHTSLPDHLSVTKGCHNHLVALKESIALLSHNRCEVAKTFEVWGMEGFGAGKELCIKYFSVGPLEGIEYPLIFWESDEFLAGTYDLSAVSYNVCTQTFNYLPIHGAEEGDLQAVVYVNSIVSVNPRQQ, translated from the coding sequence ATGGTGAACACCTTCATTCTGTTGTTGAAGACTGAAGTTCCACCTCCTATGGCTCTAGTTATCCTGCAGATTGTAGGTCATTGTGATGGGATCATTTGTCGAAGCACCCACGAACTTGCTGCTTTATACAATCCATCAAAGGAATTCAATTTTCTTCCGAAGTCTTGCCTTCTCCCTCCACCGAATGTAGCATATGGTTATAATGTTGGATTTGGATACGACTCTAAAGCTAAAGATTACAAGGTTGTAAGAATTGCATGCTCCATATCACATAGTGATCATCCTCCTAATAGAGGAGAAGTATACACCTTGAGTTCTAATTCCTGGAGTGAAATCAAAACTAATTTCAATACTCTACTTTACAGTACTCCTGGTTCAGGTCTGTACTTCAAGAGAGTTTATTACTGGTATGCATTTAAGCAAGAACTCGAACATCACAAGGAATCCATCGTTTCATTTGATATGAGTGAAGAGTTATTTCATCATACATCACTTCCAGATCATTTAAGCGTCACAAAAGGATGTCACAATCACCTCGTAGCGTTGAAAGAATCCATTGCTCTCTTGTCCCACAACAGATGTGAAGTGGCTAAAACTTTTGAAGTATGGGGAATGGAAGGCTTTGGTGCTGGTAAGGAGTTATGCATCAAGTACTTCAGCGTCGGACCTTTAGAAGGCATTGAATATCCATTGATATTTTGGGAAAGTGATGAGTTTCTTGCTGGTACCTATGATTTAAGTGCAGTCTCCTACAACGTGTGCACCCAAACATTCAACTATCTTCCCATTCATGGTGCAGAAGAAGGAGATCTACAAGCTGTTGTATATGTGAATAGTATTGTTTCCGTCAACCCAAGACAACAGTAA
- the LOC101310765 gene encoding GATA transcription factor 5-like, with amino-acid sequence MELCMEARALKSSLRRELAMKSTQHALMEELWCATAISGVPSEDFSVDDLLDFSNSQFENGSVEEEQELEEHEEEEEEEEEEEEDKDSVSVDSVENSNSSYFTTESTLASQLAVPDDDIAELEWVSHFVDDSASELSLLHPVSKLKPEALTLNRSEPEARRLALAHDQSTLSWLPSQVPVKPRSKRFRPASRLRSSVWNPLGDSPSLTSSLPSPSSTSSCSSGMSFSTPCLVLTNPVHKVGVFWGEPAAKKQKRKPAVQTGDEVVVGTQRRCSHCQVQKTPQWRTGPLGPKTLCNACGVRYKSGRLFPEYRPACSPTFSGDVHSNSHRKVLEMRRRKDTGEPESGMSKMIPGF; translated from the exons ATGGAGCTGTGCATGGAAGCAAGGGCCTTGAAGTCAAGTTTGCGCCGAGAACTAGCCATGAAGTCGACTCAGCATGCTTTAATGGAGGAGCTCTGGTGTGCTACTGCAATTTCTGGCGTACCCAGTGAGGATTTCTCAGTTGATGACCTTCTTGACTTCTCTAATAGCCAATTCGAAAATGGGTCTGTTGAAGAAGAACAAGAACTTGAGGAACATGAAGAAGAAGAAGAAGAAGAAGAAGAAGAAGAAGAAGACAAAGACTCTGTTTCAGTGGACTCTGTTGAAAATTCCAATTCTAGCTACTTCACCACCGAGTCAACTCTGGCCAGCCAACTCGCCGTTCCG GATGATGATATAGCAGAGCTTGAATGGGTTTCTCACTTTGTGGACGACTCTGCTTCAGAGCTTTCTCTTCTGCACCCAGTTAGCAAGCTCAAACCGGAAGCTTTAACACTGAACCGGTCTGAACCGGAGGCAAGAAGACTAGCACTAGCTCATGATCAATCAACGCTTTCATGGCTTCCCTCACAAGTCCCGGTCAAACCCAGAAGCAAACGTTTTAGACCGGCCAGTCGGCTTCGGTCATCAGTGTGGAACCCACTTGGTGACTCACCGTCTTTAACGTCTAGTCTACCGTCTCCGTCGTCGACATCGTCTTGCTCTTCAGGGATGTCATTTTCGACGCCTTGTCTTGTCCTCACCAACCCGGTTCACAAAGTGGGGGTGTTTTGGGGAGAACCGGCTGCCAAGAAGCAAAAGAGAAAACCGGCGGTTCAGACCGGTGATGAGGTTGTAGTTGGGACTCAGAGGAGGTGCAGCCATTGCCAGGTTCAGAAGACTCCTCAGTGGAGAACCGGTCCACTCGGACCCAAGACGCTGTGTAATGCGTGTGGGGTTCGATACAAGTCCGGTCGGCTGTTTCCGGAATATAGACCGGCGTGTAGTCCGACTTTTTCGGGGGATGTTCACTCGAATAGTCATCGGAAAGTTTTGGAGATGAGGAGGAGGAAAGATACCGGTGAGCCGGAATCGGGGATGAGCAAAATGATTCCGGGTTTTTGA